The following proteins are encoded in a genomic region of Sparus aurata chromosome 11, fSpaAur1.1, whole genome shotgun sequence:
- the ntmt2 gene encoding N-terminal Xaa-Pro-Lys N-methyltransferase 2 isoform X1: protein MEISVEDDGRSSSPSFEYKAAHQAVRDRWKETDDSMCRHSMSFHLNHTLRSEFFASYLYLVEKIPLVKLFPVTCEYIKGEKQFYYRAQKFYEDVPASEEGMMGDYVDISNVDLEGSREFLKRFVGPGKAGTHCALDCGSGIGRVSKGVLLPIFEKMELADMMEHFLLHAHEEYLGDDADRIETYYCYNLQDFTPPKNKYDVIWIQWVACHLTDKDLTNFLFRCKKSLRPNGVIIIKDNMARQGCKLDPIDSSISRHLDIMKCIIAKAGLEILAVERQDGFPETIVPVWMIAMK, encoded by the exons ATGGAGATTTCTGTTGAGGATGATGGTCGCAGCTCATCACCAAGCTTTGAGTACAAAGCCGCTCACCAGGCGGTCAGGGATCGCTGGAAAGAGACGGATGACTCCATGTGTCGTCACAGCATGTCCTTCCACCTGAACCACACGCTGAGGAGCGAGTTCTTTGCCAGCTACCTGTACCTGGTGGAGAAGATTCCTCTGG TGAAACTGTTTCCGGTCACCTGTGAGTACATCAAAGGAGAGAAGCAGTTCTACTACAGAGCTCAGAAGTTCTACGAGGATGTCCCCGCCTCAGAGGAGGGCATGATGGGAGATTACGTGGACATATCCAACGTGGATCTGGAGGGTTCCCGGGAGTTCCTGAAGAGGTTTGTG GGTCCTGGTAAAGCCGGCACACACTGTGCTCTGGACTGTGGCTCCGGGATCGGCCGTGTCAGCAAAGGCGTCCTCCTTCCCATCTTTGAGAAAATGGAGTTGGCAGACATGATGGAGCACTTCCTGCTCCACGCACACGAGGAGTACCTGGGCGACGACGCCGACCGCATCGAGACCTACTACTGCTACAACCTGCAGGATTTCACACCTCCGAAGAACAAGTACGACGTCATCTGGATCCAGTGGGTGGCTT GCCACCTCACAGACAAAGACCTGACGAACTTCCTGTTTCGCTGCAAGAAGAGTCTGCGTCCGAACGGCGTCATCATAATAAAGGACAATATGGCGCGGCAGGGCTGCAAGCTGGACCCCATCGACAGCAGCATCAGCCGCCACCTGGACATCATGAAGTGCATCATCGCCAAGGCCGGCCTGGAGATCCTGGCTGTGGAGAGGCAGGACGGATTCCCAGAGACAATCGTGCCTGTCTGGATGATCGCCATGAAGTAG
- the ntmt2 gene encoding N-terminal Xaa-Pro-Lys N-methyltransferase 2 isoform X2 encodes MMGDYVDISNVDLEGSREFLKRFVGPGKAGTHCALDCGSGIGRVSKGVLLPIFEKMELADMMEHFLLHAHEEYLGDDADRIETYYCYNLQDFTPPKNKYDVIWIQWVACHLTDKDLTNFLFRCKKSLRPNGVIIIKDNMARQGCKLDPIDSSISRHLDIMKCIIAKAGLEILAVERQDGFPETIVPVWMIAMK; translated from the exons ATGATGGGAGATTACGTGGACATATCCAACGTGGATCTGGAGGGTTCCCGGGAGTTCCTGAAGAGGTTTGTG GGTCCTGGTAAAGCCGGCACACACTGTGCTCTGGACTGTGGCTCCGGGATCGGCCGTGTCAGCAAAGGCGTCCTCCTTCCCATCTTTGAGAAAATGGAGTTGGCAGACATGATGGAGCACTTCCTGCTCCACGCACACGAGGAGTACCTGGGCGACGACGCCGACCGCATCGAGACCTACTACTGCTACAACCTGCAGGATTTCACACCTCCGAAGAACAAGTACGACGTCATCTGGATCCAGTGGGTGGCTT GCCACCTCACAGACAAAGACCTGACGAACTTCCTGTTTCGCTGCAAGAAGAGTCTGCGTCCGAACGGCGTCATCATAATAAAGGACAATATGGCGCGGCAGGGCTGCAAGCTGGACCCCATCGACAGCAGCATCAGCCGCCACCTGGACATCATGAAGTGCATCATCGCCAAGGCCGGCCTGGAGATCCTGGCTGTGGAGAGGCAGGACGGATTCCCAGAGACAATCGTGCCTGTCTGGATGATCGCCATGAAGTAG